Proteins from one Hydrogenivirga caldilitoris genomic window:
- a CDS encoding 50S ribosomal protein L11 methyltransferase, translating to MKKFIYSLSEEELGELLARKPLALEVLQREGNTLVVASYEPLEGLSPERVEEVGEDWKDWKKGFGPVDVDDFVIMPPWKKPVFINPGMAFGTGLHPTTRLCIKLMKEYIGKGDSVLDVGTGSGVLGIVAKLLGAGRVVGIDVSEDAVRECKENAKLNKVDIECRLATPSQIINGFDLIVANLELPIFREELDKLLSLFKKSAIFSGIYREEELDEFLRMLRHRGVKVDKILEEQEWFCVGVGDAGN from the coding sequence ATGAAGAAGTTCATATACTCACTGAGCGAGGAAGAACTCGGAGAGCTCCTCGCACGCAAACCCCTCGCCCTTGAAGTTCTTCAGAGGGAAGGGAACACCTTGGTGGTAGCCTCCTATGAACCTTTAGAGGGTCTCTCACCCGAAAGGGTGGAGGAGGTCGGCGAGGACTGGAAGGACTGGAAGAAGGGTTTCGGACCCGTTGATGTGGATGACTTCGTGATAATGCCTCCATGGAAGAAGCCTGTCTTCATAAATCCGGGGATGGCTTTCGGAACGGGGCTACATCCCACAACGAGGCTCTGTATAAAGCTTATGAAAGAGTATATAGGTAAGGGAGATAGCGTTCTTGACGTTGGAACGGGGAGTGGGGTTCTTGGTATAGTCGCCAAGCTTTTGGGTGCAGGCAGGGTAGTGGGTATAGACGTAAGTGAAGATGCGGTCAGGGAGTGTAAAGAGAACGCTAAGCTGAACAAAGTGGACATAGAGTGCAGGCTTGCCACACCTTCCCAAATAATAAATGGGTTTGACCTCATAGTTGCTAACCTTGAACTTCCTATATTCAGGGAGGAACTGGACAAACTCCTTTCGCTCTTCAAAAAGAGTGCTATCTTTTCTGGAATATACAGGGAAGAGGAACTTGATGAGTTTCTACGCATGCTCAGACACAGAGGTGTTAAAGTGGATAAAATATTAGAGGAGCAAGAGTGGTTCTGTGTAGGGGTGGGAGATGCAGGGAATTAA
- a CDS encoding M23 family metallopeptidase codes for MQGIKKFVRTVVFVALLGIIGFTLYNLFFLKPKVYNLQQLEKLPKEKVVNLVVSPRAYVDRVSVVAIQGNKEILLFEGKLPKEVNEVTFTVKPESSGLKEGEARVVVKLRRFYIFEKSFEVRAIVDTQPPRIHILYAPYTVLQGGSGGIKVKLSEPAQLYVEVGGRKFKSYKVKEDLYISLFGVPVDTSPRDVIKVVAIDEVGNETVIPLGTGIKRNNFQSLRIELSGKEKVMLPKLGTILGGNYEGSNFVELFKKVNEEVRAENERKIAEVGGNSAPQRYWRGNFIQLKNSKVISRYGEKRTYTYRGKPISSSRHMGYDLASVKNSRVPAANHGVVVFAGDLGIYGNTVIIDHGYGLMSLYAHLADFRVSKGDMVKKGQVIGYTDMTGLAFGDHLHFGILIDGYEVTPLEWWDSKWIRTRIEPVFSY; via the coding sequence ATGCAGGGAATTAAGAAATTTGTAAGGACGGTGGTTTTTGTTGCCCTGCTGGGCATAATCGGTTTTACCCTCTATAATCTATTCTTCTTAAAACCTAAAGTGTATAACCTGCAGCAACTTGAAAAGCTGCCAAAGGAGAAGGTGGTCAATCTTGTGGTATCCCCTCGTGCCTATGTGGATAGGGTAAGCGTGGTTGCGATTCAGGGAAACAAAGAAATCCTGCTCTTTGAGGGAAAGCTTCCTAAAGAGGTGAACGAGGTAACCTTTACCGTTAAACCTGAGAGTTCAGGCTTAAAGGAAGGTGAGGCGAGAGTAGTGGTCAAGTTGAGAAGGTTCTATATCTTTGAGAAGAGCTTTGAGGTCAGAGCTATCGTTGATACGCAACCTCCGAGAATACATATCCTTTACGCTCCCTACACGGTGCTTCAGGGGGGTTCGGGGGGAATAAAGGTAAAGCTGAGTGAGCCTGCCCAGCTGTACGTTGAGGTTGGAGGTAGGAAATTCAAATCTTATAAGGTTAAGGAGGACCTCTACATATCTCTCTTTGGCGTGCCTGTTGACACCTCTCCCAGAGATGTCATAAAGGTTGTTGCCATTGACGAGGTTGGAAATGAGACTGTGATACCTCTCGGGACGGGCATAAAGAGGAATAACTTTCAGAGTTTAAGGATAGAGTTGAGCGGTAAAGAGAAGGTTATGTTGCCAAAATTGGGGACTATACTTGGGGGAAACTATGAGGGCTCAAACTTCGTTGAGCTGTTCAAAAAGGTAAACGAAGAGGTCAGAGCCGAAAATGAAAGGAAAATCGCCGAGGTAGGAGGAAACTCCGCCCCACAGAGGTACTGGAGGGGCAATTTTATTCAGCTTAAGAATAGCAAGGTTATATCAAGGTATGGAGAGAAGAGGACATACACTTACAGGGGTAAACCCATAAGCAGTAGCAGACATATGGGCTATGACCTTGCCTCCGTTAAGAATTCAAGGGTTCCGGCGGCAAACCATGGAGTTGTGGTGTTCGCTGGAGACTTAGGTATATACGGCAATACCGTCATAATAGACCACGGATACGGACTGATGAGCCTTTACGCCCATTTGGCTGACTTTAGAGTCAGTAAGGGGGATATGGTTAAGAAGGGACAGGTGATAGGCTATACGGATATGACAGGACTTGCCTTCGGAGATCACCTTCACTTCGGTATACTCATAGACGGCTATGAGGTTACCCCCTTAGAGTGGTGGGACAGCAAGTGGATACGGACAAGGATTGAACCTGTATTCTCATACTAA
- a CDS encoding histidine phosphatase family protein: protein MKRIYLVRHAQSEFNEKGIFQGRLDSDLTPLGFVQARMVAMFLSKEGIQALISSPQRRAYKTALTIGDVLGLEPEIDERIREMSFGFLEGRNFWELFDQEREMMLGWLKNPVRNPLPTQEPMENFEKRILSFLEDLKKREEDNLVVVGHGGTLHGIVCLSLGLGLENLWSVHMDNTGVSLLEFDGEGFRLIYLNNLCHLV, encoded by the coding sequence ATGAAGAGAATTTACCTCGTAAGGCACGCCCAGAGTGAGTTCAACGAGAAGGGTATATTTCAAGGCAGACTGGACAGCGACCTGACACCCCTTGGTTTTGTCCAGGCGAGGATGGTAGCTATGTTTCTGTCAAAAGAAGGTATACAGGCACTTATAAGTTCTCCCCAGAGGAGGGCATACAAAACAGCCCTGACGATAGGGGACGTTCTCGGACTTGAGCCGGAGATAGATGAGAGGATACGGGAGATGTCCTTCGGTTTTCTGGAGGGGAGAAACTTCTGGGAACTCTTTGACCAGGAGAGAGAGATGATGCTGGGCTGGCTCAAAAACCCTGTCAGGAATCCCCTTCCAACTCAAGAACCCATGGAGAACTTTGAGAAGAGAATCCTCAGCTTTTTAGAAGACCTGAAGAAGAGGGAGGAAGACAACCTCGTGGTTGTAGGTCACGGCGGAACTTTACACGGTATAGTCTGTCTTTCCCTTGGCCTTGGGCTTGAAAACCTGTGGAGTGTCCACATGGACAACACCGGAGTAAGCCTTCTGGAATTTGATGGAGAGGGCTTCAGGCTCATATATCTCAACAACCTGTGCCACTTAGTATGA
- a CDS encoding UDP-N-acetylmuramoyl-L-alanyl-D-glutamate--2,6-diaminopimelate ligase, protein MELSEELKSLLPRVKGVSSDSREVKEGFVFFAVRGTRFDGHDFVREALQKKALAVVVEREPGFKDPRIIKVEDSRKALAEFASLFYGKPSEKLKVIGVTGTNGKTTTTYLIERILVESGYKTGLMGTIQYRLGSRVFGSGRTTPDPVTWHRTLKEMFDNGATHVVAEVSSHALDQHRVWGTKFEAVVFTNLTQDHLDYHGDMESYYRAKKKLFDLYSYGFAVINLDDTYGRRLAEEIKGNIITYGREGILRISSFRTDFEGSVLELSFEGKNYKFSTNLIGGFQAYNLSAAIGYALKTGIEPGIIQRALQGVNVPGRFEVYRSDRGFIAVVDYAHTPDAIENVLKTIRNLALNKVITVFGAGGNRDRTKRPLMGEVADRLSDIVVVTSDNPRDEEPEMIIKDILKGIRNYEKVIVEPDREKAIKRAVELADKGDIVAILGKGHEDYQEVKGIKYPFSDAQVVKKYI, encoded by the coding sequence ATGGAATTATCGGAAGAACTCAAGAGTCTCCTACCAAGGGTTAAGGGTGTAAGCTCAGATTCCAGAGAGGTTAAAGAGGGATTTGTGTTCTTCGCTGTAAGGGGGACGAGGTTTGACGGGCATGATTTCGTAAGAGAAGCCCTCCAGAAGAAGGCACTCGCAGTTGTGGTTGAAAGGGAGCCGGGCTTTAAAGACCCTAGGATAATAAAGGTTGAAGACTCACGTAAGGCTCTCGCTGAGTTTGCCAGCCTGTTTTATGGTAAACCCTCAGAAAAGCTCAAGGTAATAGGAGTAACAGGAACCAACGGCAAGACAACCACCACCTACCTAATTGAAAGAATTCTTGTAGAGTCGGGTTATAAGACCGGGCTTATGGGAACTATCCAGTACAGACTGGGGAGTAGAGTCTTTGGCTCAGGCAGAACCACGCCGGACCCTGTAACCTGGCACAGAACTCTCAAAGAGATGTTTGATAACGGAGCTACCCACGTTGTGGCTGAGGTGTCTTCCCACGCCCTTGACCAACACAGGGTATGGGGAACCAAGTTTGAAGCTGTTGTGTTTACCAACCTTACCCAAGACCACCTTGATTACCATGGAGATATGGAAAGCTACTACAGAGCAAAGAAGAAACTCTTTGATTTATACAGCTACGGGTTTGCGGTTATAAACCTGGACGACACTTACGGGAGAAGACTCGCTGAGGAGATAAAGGGGAATATCATAACCTACGGCAGGGAAGGGATTCTGAGAATAAGCTCTTTCAGAACGGATTTTGAAGGTTCCGTACTGGAGCTGTCCTTTGAGGGGAAGAATTATAAATTCTCCACAAACCTGATAGGCGGTTTCCAGGCGTACAATTTATCGGCTGCGATAGGGTACGCCTTAAAGACAGGTATAGAGCCGGGCATTATCCAGAGAGCGCTTCAGGGGGTGAATGTTCCAGGAAGATTTGAGGTTTACCGCTCTGATAGAGGTTTTATAGCCGTTGTGGATTACGCCCACACACCGGACGCTATTGAGAATGTCCTGAAAACGATAAGGAACCTGGCGTTAAATAAGGTCATAACGGTGTTCGGTGCTGGAGGGAACAGGGACAGGACAAAGCGCCCTCTCATGGGTGAGGTAGCCGACAGATTGAGTGATATAGTTGTGGTCACCTCCGACAACCCCAGAGATGAAGAACCAGAGATGATAATAAAGGATATCCTGAAGGGTATAAGAAACTATGAAAAGGTTATCGTTGAACCGGATAGGGAAAAAGCCATAAAGAGAGCCGTAGAGCTAGCAGACAAGGGTGACATAGTAGCCATACTCGGAAAGGGGCACGAAGACTATCAGGAAGTTAAGGGGATAAAATATCCCTTCAGTGATGCCCAGGTGGTTAAAAAATATATTTAG
- a CDS encoding energy transducer TonB yields the protein MRFKVAFLLSVILHSFVIFAFLSFVPEPKYEERNTISVSLNNLKVEREKPPSVPQNTRVRAVKKKTPKRKKKTPKRVVVAKPTRVEKSALKSPVPKEATPETDVTMKNSKLTNQDEGKKETVQEDKIQEVLTQDTDNKPAEKPVEEPSPKASERDYGESFVKENLSLIREVVRSYLVYPPIARRMGWEGTVLVRFLFTPEGEIEELLVEKSSGFEILDSNALRAVRLAAKEFPKPERKVFVVLPIVYRLE from the coding sequence ATGAGATTTAAAGTTGCCTTTCTGCTATCCGTGATACTGCACAGCTTTGTGATTTTTGCCTTCCTCTCTTTCGTCCCGGAGCCAAAGTACGAGGAAAGAAATACGATATCGGTAAGCCTTAACAACCTGAAAGTTGAAAGGGAAAAACCACCAAGCGTACCCCAAAATACTCGGGTGAGGGCTGTAAAAAAGAAGACCCCCAAAAGGAAGAAGAAAACCCCAAAGCGGGTGGTTGTAGCGAAACCTACTAGAGTAGAAAAGAGTGCTCTTAAATCTCCGGTACCAAAGGAGGCAACCCCAGAAACCGATGTCACGATGAAAAACTCTAAGCTCACCAACCAAGATGAAGGTAAGAAGGAGACGGTGCAGGAGGATAAAATTCAGGAGGTTCTCACTCAAGATACGGATAACAAGCCTGCCGAAAAGCCTGTAGAAGAACCTTCACCAAAAGCCAGTGAAAGGGACTACGGAGAGAGTTTCGTTAAGGAGAACCTGTCCCTGATAAGGGAGGTTGTGAGGAGTTACTTGGTCTATCCCCCCATAGCTCGCAGGATGGGATGGGAGGGAACGGTGCTGGTCAGGTTCCTTTTTACGCCTGAGGGTGAGATTGAAGAACTCCTGGTGGAGAAGAGCTCAGGTTTTGAAATTCTGGACAGTAATGCCCTTAGGGCTGTTAGGCTGGCGGCTAAGGAGTTCCCAAAGCCGGAGAGAAAAGTCTTCGTGGTATTGCCTATTGTTTACAGACTTGAGTAG
- a CDS encoding ExbD/TolR family protein, whose translation MEEREFDYINVIPLVDIMLVLLTIVLTTATFIVQGEIPVNLPSAQSGETGKTHGAINITIKENGKLFLEEKEVHLAQLKEELKSLDREIGVNIRADREARIQNLVSVMDILNRLGFRKINMLVKKDEI comes from the coding sequence ATGGAAGAGAGAGAGTTTGATTACATCAACGTTATACCTCTCGTAGATATAATGCTTGTTCTCCTGACCATAGTCTTAACTACAGCCACCTTTATAGTCCAAGGTGAGATACCAGTGAACCTTCCTTCCGCCCAGAGCGGGGAAACCGGAAAAACCCACGGTGCAATAAACATAACCATAAAAGAAAACGGGAAGCTGTTCCTTGAGGAGAAAGAAGTGCACCTTGCCCAGTTGAAGGAGGAGTTGAAGTCCCTTGACAGGGAGATAGGAGTCAACATAAGGGCTGACAGGGAAGCAAGAATTCAGAATCTTGTGAGCGTCATGGACATTCTGAACAGGCTGGGATTCAGGAAGATAAACATGCTGGTGAAGAAGGATGAGATTTAA
- the exbB gene encoding TonB-system energizer ExbB, translated as MEGIKELVDYGIIGVLVFMSVVSVAIAIERWLFLRSVRIKEFRTKQELEVALTKSLHIIATVGSNAPYVGLLGTVLGIMLTFYTIGSQGFVNTKEIMVGLALALKATAVGLLVAIPSVVFYNLLLRKVKVLLALWEAENGRERV; from the coding sequence ATGGAAGGAATAAAGGAGCTGGTGGACTACGGGATAATAGGGGTTCTGGTTTTTATGAGCGTTGTCTCCGTGGCGATAGCCATTGAGAGGTGGCTGTTCCTCAGAAGTGTTCGGATAAAGGAGTTTAGGACAAAACAGGAGCTTGAAGTAGCCCTTACAAAGAGTCTTCACATAATAGCCACAGTAGGTTCCAACGCACCTTACGTGGGGCTTTTGGGAACGGTTTTAGGGATAATGCTCACCTTCTACACAATTGGTTCTCAGGGCTTTGTAAATACGAAGGAGATAATGGTTGGTCTTGCCTTAGCCCTTAAAGCCACCGCCGTGGGTCTTTTAGTTGCGATTCCTTCGGTGGTTTTCTACAACCTCCTCTTGAGGAAGGTGAAGGTTCTTTTAGCCCTATGGGAGGCGGAGAATGGAAGAGAGAGAGTTTGA